The genomic segment ACCGTAGGGAGGTGGCATGGAGGGCGGAGTCCACATCTCGTCGCAGGGCGACGCGGCCCTGCGGGTCCGGTTCACCGCGGACGACGCCGAGGAACGCTGGCGCGGCGTGCGCCGTCTGGTCTCGCGCCTCGACGAGCTGCGGCTCCCGGCGATCAGCGGTGTCGCGGCCACCTACGACTCGGCGCTGATCGAGTTCGACAGCCTCGGCATCAGCCCGGAGGATCTCCGGTCGCTGCTCCACTACGTGAGCACGCGGGCCGCGGCGGTGAACTCCCTGCCCTCCATGCCCTCCAGCGGAGTCCCGGCCGGCGAGGAACCGCGGTACTTCCGGGTCCCGGTCCGTTACGGCGGAGACCGAGGCCCCGATCTCGCGCTGGTGGCGGAGCTGTTCGGGGAGAGCGAGGACGACCTGATCGCGCGGCACAGCGCGGACTGGTACCTGGTGCGGTGTTTCGGCGCGCCCGCGGCCTCGCCGATGATGGACGGACTCGGCCGCGAGGTCTCGGTTCCCCGCCGATCGGATCCCCGGGTCCGAGTGCCCGGTGGGTCGGTCGCGCTGGCCGGTGTCCAGTCGCTGATCTACTCGGTGAACGCGCCGGGTGGGTGGCAGCTGATCGGGCACACGCCCGTGGAGCTCGTGTCCGCCCACAGCGACGAGGTGTGCGCCTACCGCCCCGGTGACTACGTGGGCTACTTCCCGATCACCGACGCCGAGTGGGATCGGTACGAGGGTTCGCCGATGGAGGAGTTCCGTGTCGAGCGGGATTAGCACGGCCACCGTGGTCGAGGCCAACTTCGCGATGCTGCAGGACGCCGGGCGTCCGGCCGGAGCGTCGTGGGGCATCGCCGCGAACGGCGCTCTGGACCAGTTCTCCTACCACTACGGCAACGCGCTGGTGGGCAACCCGACGAGCCTGCCGTCCCTGGAGACCGTGCTGACGGACCTCGTCGTCCGGTTCGACCACGCGGCGGTGGTCGCCGTGACCGGAGCACCCGCCGTGGTCACCGTCGACGGGCACCCGGCGCGGTCGAACCAGGCGACGATCGTGCCCGCGGGCGCGGAACTGGCGGTGCGGGAGATCCGAGAGGGCCTGCGCTGTTACGTCAGCGTGTTCGGCGGCTTCCAGGGTGGGCAGACGTTCCTCGGCAGTGTGGCTCCGGACCGCACCCTGAAGTTCGGGTTGGACCTCGTTCCGGGACTGGAACTGCGTTACGGCTCCGGCGAGCGCCTCGACACGCGTGCCCGCGAGTATCCGTTCCCCGTCCTGGACCCGCCGCGCCGACCGTTTCCGGCGGCAGGGCAGCTCGGTGTGCTCCCGGGCGAGAATGCCGACCTCTTCGAGGACTCGGCCGCGGAGCTGTTCGCGGCCGAGTACGTCATGACGGAGAAGACCGACGCGGTGGGCTCGCGGCTGTCCGGCCACGTCCCCCGGCGCCACACGCACGGCGAGATCCTCTCGCGGGCGCTGCCGATCGGGTCGATCGAGGTGCCCGGCGGCGACGAGCTGCTGGTGTTGAACCGCGGGCGTGGTCTGTCCGCGGGCTATCCCGTGGTCGGCGTCATCTGCACGTCGTCGATGAACGAGCTCTCGCAGACCCGTCCCGGAGCCGCGGTGCGGTTCGTACCGATCACCGAGGAGGACGCTCGCCGGCTGCGGTTCCGGGAGGCGGAGGTCGTCCAATCCACCCGCGAACGGATGGCGACGATCCTCGACTCCCCGCGGGTGGGCGGAGCCGGTGAACGGAGAACTCACGAATCGAGGAGAAGATGACGCACTCGGAGCTGGCCGGACTGTCCGTCCCGACACCGCAAGGCCACTACCGGCCGGTGCGGCGCTGCGGGGACATCCTCGCGACCGCGGGAATGACCCCGCGCGTGCGGGGCGAGATGCGGTACCCGGGGCGAGTGGGCGCCGAGCTGTCCCTCGACGACGCGCGGGACGCGGCCCGGATCGCGGTCCGCAACGCGCTGATGGCGCTCACCGTCGAGGACGAGGGACTCCAGCGCGTGCGGTTGCTCAGGATGACGGTGTACGTGTCGGCGGTCGACGGGTTCGCCGAGCACTCGGCCGTCGCCGACGCGGCGTCGGACGTGGTGGTGCGCGTGCTGGGTGAGCGGGGCGCGTGTGCTCGCTCGGCCATCGGCGTGGCGTCGCTGCCCGGCCGGGCGTGCGTCGAGATCGAGCTGACGGCGCTGGTCGAGCAGCGCTGAGCGGGCGCCGCGACGGTCGTCACCGCGTCGCGGTCGGGGCGCCGGAGGGTTTCCCCCGTGTGAGTGGTGGTAGTCGATCGCCAGGCACGCTGGCGCCCCCGTGTGGTCGCCTCCCCGGACGCACCCAGGAGGAAGCCATGGAACCACCCCGCATCCTGGTGGTCGGCGGAGGGTTCGCCGGAGTGGAGTGCGTGCGCCGCCTGGAACGGCTGCTGTCCCCGGAGGAAGCGTCGATCACGCTGGTCGCCCCACGCAACTACCAGCTCTACCTGCCGTTGCTGCCGCAGGTGGCGTCGGGAATGCTCACCCCGCAGTCGGTCGCGGTCTCCCTGCGGAGGTTGCTGCGTCGCACGCGGATCGCGCCCGGTGCGGCGCTCGGTGTGGACCTCGACACCAAGGTCTGCGTCGTGGAGGGCCTGTCGGGGCGCATGCGGATCGAACCGTACGACTACCTGGTGCTCGCCCCCGGCAGCGTCACCCGCACGTTCGACATCCCCGGGTTGGCCGAGCACGCGCGCGGGATGAAGACCCTCGCGGAGGCGGCCTACCTGCGCGACCACGTGATCGCCCAGCTCGACATCGCCGCAGCCGCACCGGAACACGAGGAGAGGGAAGCCCGCCTGCAGTTCGTCGTCGTGGGCGGAGGCTACTCGGGAACGGAGACGGCGGCGTCGCTGCACCGGCTCACGGCCGCGGCCGTCGACCGCTATCCGGGGCTCGACCCTCGGGTGATCAAGTGGCATCTCGTCGACATCGCTCCCCGGCTGATGCCCGAACTCGGGGAGAGCCTCGGTGACGCCGCGATGAACCTGCTGCGGCAACGCGGTATCGACATCTCGCTGGGCGTGTCGGTGGCCGAGGTCCAGGCCGACACGGTGAAACTGACCGACGGCCGGGTCCTGCCGTGCCACACCCTCATCTGGACCGCGGGGGTGCAGCCGAGCCCGCTGATCGGCACGCTCGACGTCGAGACGGTGCGCGGGCGCGTGAAGGTCACCGAGTACATGGACGTGCCGGGCAGGCACGGTGTGTTCGCCGTCGGTGACGCCGCCGCGGTGCCCGACCCGTCCAAGGGCGACGGAGCCGTGTGCCCGCCCACCGCGCAGCACGCGCAGCGGCAGGGCAAGACGGTCGCGCGCAACGTCGTCGCGGCACTGCGCGGGTATCCGCTGCAGCCCTACCGGCACAGGGACATGGGCCTGGTCGTGGACCTGGGTGGCGCGGACGCGGTCGCGAACCCACTCGGGGTGTCGCTGAAGGGACTGCCCGCGCAGACGGTCACCCGCGGCTACCACATGCTGGCGCTGCACACGCGCGTCGCCAAGGCGCGGGTGCTGACGAACTGGTTGCTCAACGCCACGGCGGGCGACGACTACGTCCGGATGGGCTTCCTCGCCAACCAGCCGGCGACGCTGCGGCACCTCGAGCGCACGGACGCCTACCTGAGCCCGGAGGAGTTGCGCGCCTACACGGAAGCCTCCGACGTGCGCGGCTAACCCTCCGACGGGGATTCCGGGGGTACGGACGGAAGCCAGGCTCGAACCACGTAGGCCACCACGACCGAGACGATGACCAACGGCATCACGACGAGGCCGCTGGAGAGCAGCAACAGCGTGGCCAGGAGCACCGACACCAGCGGCAGCCCGAGCATCGTCACGCACAGGGCCCCGATGCCCATGGCGGCGGCCGGAACGGGAGTCAGGCCGGGCAGGTGGGACAACGCCAGCCCTGCGGTAGCGCCGAGGAACATCGCCGGGAACACGGGCCCGCCCCGAAACGCGCTCAACGAGACGCCGTATGCGAGTGCCTTGGCTCCGAGCAACAGCACCAGCGTCCCGGCCGAGTACTCGCTGCTGTGCTCCAGCAGGGGGCCCAATGCCTCCTGCCCGGAGAAGAGCACGTCGCTCGTGCTCTTCCCGGTGAGGACGGCGTAGAGGCAGGCCAGCAGGCCCACGACCAGGCCCGCTGCCGTCGTGGCCACGACGACGCGTCGCCGCACCCAGCCGCGCAGCACCGCGCCGAGATGGCGGATCGCCGTCCCCAGCAACGCCGCCCCGACACCGATGACGACGGCCCAGCAGAACTGCGCCACGGTCAGCTCGCGCACCTCGGGCAGGTTCGGGATCACCAGCGACGGCTTCACCAGGCCGGTCACCGAGTCCAGGCCGACGAAGATGAGCGCCCCGAGCCCGGACGCCAGCAGCCCCGGCACGAGCAGGACCGACGTGAGCCCCGTGCCCGCGCTCGCGATCTCCATCAGCAGGAACGCGCCGAGGAGGGGAGAGCCGAGCAACGTGCTGATCGCGGCGAAGCTGCCCGCGGCGCCGATCAGGGCCACGGCCTGTTTCGGGGCACCCCGTTTCAGCGCGCGGACCGCCAAGGCCGCGAGCCCGCCCCCGAGCGCGATCAACGGTGCTTCGGGCCCGAGCACCGCGCCGAACGCGAGCGTGCCCAGTGCCGCGAGCGCGATGCCGGGTAGGTGCCGGGCCGTGGGCGGGCCGCCCGGGGAGAAGCCGTCCACCGGGGACTCGCCGCCGGATCCGGGCAGGTACCGGATCACGAGCCCCACGACCAGTCCGCCGAACGCCACCAGTGGCAGCGGCCACCACACCGGTTCCCGGCCGAGGCCGAGTGCGTGCGGCAGCTCGCCGAACAACCCACGCTGCGCGTACAGCGAGAGCTGGAGGAACCCGTACGACGCCAGTGCGACGGGGACACCGAGCAGACCCGCCAACGCGAGCGCGGCGAGGTAGTGGCGGGAGCGCAGCAACTCCGCGGGAGTGCGTGGCCGGCTCGCAGCAACTGAATCGGGGGGAATGCCCTGATCTCCCGGGTGCTTCGAGGTCACGGGGCCCCTCCCGCAGGTGGCCGTCACGGACGGGATCGGTCAGGCGCGTTCGAGAGCTTCGCCGAAGTCCCGCAGGAAGAGCGCGTGCCGGTTGTGGGCGAGGACGTGGCCGGTGACGAGCACGGCCACCACCGGCCAGTCGACCACTCCCACGGCCCCGAGGGTCACGACCCCGCCGAGGAACGCGAGCTGGTCCGAGGGCGGCAGTTCGAGGGTGCCGAGGAAGGGAACGTTGATCCGGCACGAACTGCGCTTGGCGGCCGTGCGCACAGCCTGCGCGTTGTCCCCACCGGTGTGACCGGTGCCGGTGGTCTGCTCGGAGGCGCCGCTGTGGCTGTCCATGTCCCCAGTGTGCGGCCGTGGCGGGTGAGGTGCACGCGACCGCGGCGTCGGTGGGGCGGCACGTCGTTCGCCACCCTGCCGGGGCGGCGTGGCGTGCGTAGGCTCGGTCGAGCAGAGACCCACCGGACCTCACCGGCGGCTCGGCGGCGACCACACACGTTCGGCGGCGGGCCTCGCGACCGAGCGTGAGGGGAGCACAGAGATGGCCCTGCAAGTGATCGATTTCCCCGGGGTGGTAGCGCTTCGGGCCCCCGCGAGCACGGTGACGGATTGACTCGTGCGCGGATTCCTCCGTAGGCAGGCCTGTGAACCACGGCGTGAGGTGCCGGGGCAGGTGCCCACGCCGGTCCGCCGGTTCCTCAGCACCGAGGCGGGTAGTGCGTCGCTGCTCCTCGCGGCGACGGTGGTGGCGTTGCTCTGGGCCAACTCGCCGTGGTCGGCGTCGTACGAGGTCGTGTGGGGCACGGAGCTGTCGCTGTCGTTCGCGGGGGCCGACCTGTCGATGGACCTGGAGCACTGGGTCGTCGACGGTCTGATGGCGCTGTTCTTCTTCTCCGTCGGGCTGGAGGTGCGCCGCGAGTTCTCCGTCGGGGAGCTCACGAACCGGCGCCGGGCCGCGATCGCGGTGGTCGCGGCGGTCGGCGGTCTGGTGGTGCCGACGGTGCTCTACCTGCTGCTGGCGCCCGCGGGCGACGCCGTGCACGGCTGGGGTGTGGTCATCGGGACCGACACGGCGTTCCTGCTGGGCGCACTCGCCGTGGTGGGCCCGCGGTTCTCGACCCAGCTGCGGATCTTCCTGCTCACCCTGACGGTGATCGACGACATCATGGCCGTCAGCGTGATCGGGATCTTCTACTCCGGTTCGGTCGATTTCCTCGCGCTGTTCGTCGCGTTGGTGTTCGGCGGGGTCCTCTGGGGGCTCGGCCGGCTGGGCGTGTGGCGGGCGACCCCGTACGTCGTCGCCGTGGTCGGGTTGTGGCTCGCCACGGTGGAGTCGGGCCTGCACGCGGCCATCGCCGGGATGCTCGGTGGGTTGCTGGTGGGGGCCCGCAGTCCCGTGCGGGAGGAGGTCGAGCAGGCCGCGCGCTGGTTCCGGGCGTTCCGGCAGTCGCCGCGGGTCGAGGTGGGCCGCACGGCGCGGTTCGGGCTGGACCGGGCGATCTCGGTGAACGAGCGTCTGCAGGCCGCGATCCATCCGTGGGCCAGCTACGTCGTCGTGCCGCTGTTCGCCCTGGCCAACGCCGGGATCGACCTCCGCAACGGTGTGCTCACCGAGGCCCTCACCTCCCGCCTGACGTGGGCTGTGGTGATCGCGTTGGTGCTCGGCAAGTTCGTCGGGATCAGCCTGAGCACGGTGCTCGGCGTCCGGCTGGGCGTCGGTCGGCTGCCCCGGGGAGTCGGTCTCGGGCACGTGTTCGGGGGAGCCGCGTTGTCGGGGATCGGGTTCACCGTCGCGCTGCTCATCGCCCGTCTCGCGTTCGACGACCCGGTCATGCGTGACGAGGCGATCGTCGGTGTCCTGCTGGCCGCGGTGCTCGCGACGGCGCTGGGCTGGGCGGTGTTCCGCATCGCCGTACGGTTCGGCGGGCAGACCGACGCGGACCTCCCGCGTCGCCTCGACCCGCCGGTCGACGCGGGACGGGACAACGTGCGCGGTGACGTCGATGCGCCGCTGACCCTGGTCGAGTACGGCGACTTCGAGTGCCCCTTCTGTTCCCGTGCCACGGGCGTGACCCGCGAGCTGAGGGCGCGATTCGGCCCGAACCTGCGCTACGTGTTCCGGCATCTCCCGTTGTCGGACGTCCATCCCCATGCCGAGTTCGCGGCTCGGGCCGCGGTGGCCGCACAGTGGCAGGGCAAGTTCTGGGAGATGCACGACGTCCTCTTCGAGCACCAGGACCAACTCGAGTTCGAGGACGTCGCCGGGTACGCCTCGGAGCTGGGTCTCGACGTGGAGGTCTTCCTCCGGGATCTGGAGTCCGAGGAGGCGGCCGCCGTGGTGCAGGCCGACCTGGTGAGCGCGGAGGCCAGTGGGGCGGTCAGCACGCCGACGTTCTTCGTCGGTTCGCGGCGGCACGTGGGCCCGCACGACACGGAGACGTTGGCGATGGAGCTCGAGGCGTCCCGCAACCGGTCGGAGGTCTGACGTGGGACGAGAGGCGTCACCACCGGCGGCGGAGGTGCTGGCGTTCGGCGATCCCGCCGCCCGGTGGGTGCTGGCGGCGACGGTGCTGGGGTCCGGTCTCGCGTTCTTGGACGCCACGGTCGTGAACATCGCGCTGCCCGCCATCGGCCGGGACCTGGGCGCCGACGTCACGGGCCTGACCTGGACGGTCAACGCCTACACGCTGACCTTGGCTGCGTGCGTGCTCGTCGGTGGTTCGCTGGGAGACCGCTTCGGCCGCCGACGTGTGTTCCTGATCGGAGTCGCGTGGTTCGGTGCGGCGTCGGTGGCGTGTGCGATGGCCACGGGCGTGCCCGTACTCGTCGTGGCGCGCGCGTTGCAGGGAGTCGGCGCGGCCCTGCTGACACCGGGTGCCCTGGCGATCCTGCGCACGACCTTCCGCGAGGCCGACCGGTCGCGCGCGATCGGTGTGTGGTCGGGGTTGGCAGGCCTGACCGGCGCGGTCGGTCCGTTCCTCGGCGGGTGGCTGCTCGGCGTCGGGTCGTGGCGGTGGATCTTTCTGATCAACGTGCCGATCGTGCTCGGTGTCCTGGCCATCGGGGCCCGTTTCGTGCCGGAGTCCCGGGACGCGCGGGCGCCCGAGCGCATCGACGCTCTCGGCGCCGCGCTGGCCGTCCTCGGGCTGGGCGCCGTCACCTACGGCTTGTCGGTGTGGCCGGTCGAGGGCGGGGGGTCGGCGGTGGTGCTCGCGGCGCTCGGGCTGGGCGTGGTGACGCTGGTGGGGTTCGTCGCCTGGGAGCGCACGACCTCCGTGCCGATGTTGCCGTTGCGCCTCTTCTCCGCGCCGAGGTTCGCGGTCGCGAACCTGGTGACCTTCCTCGTCTACGCCGGACTCGGCGGCGTGTTCTTCTGGCTCGTGGTGGCGTTGCAGGTCGTGGCGGGGTGGACGCCGCTCGCGGCGGGACTGTCGCTGCTTCCGATCACCGGGCTGATGCTGGTGTTCTCCCCGAGCGCCGGCGTGCTGGGCGACAAACTCGGACCCCGGATCCCCATGACGGCAGGGCCACTACTGGGCGCGGTGGGTGTCGCACTCCTGGCGCGCGTGGGGCCGGAGACGTCCTCGTGGCCGGAGGTCGTGCTTCCCGTGACGGTGCTCGGTGTCGGCCTCACCCTGACCGTGACCCCGTTGACCTCGACCGCGCTTGGTGCCGTCCCGGACGAGCACGCCGGGCTGGCCAGCGGTGTCAACAACGCCGTCGCGCGCACGGGTGGGCTCGTCATCGTCGCCGCGCTTCCGACACTCACCGGACTGGGAGCGGAAGGGTTCGGCGACGCAGGCGTGCTCGCACCGGCGTTTCGCATCGCGATGCTCGTCTGCGCGGCGTTGTTGGCGGTGGGCGGAATCGTCGCGGCGCTGTTCCTCCGCCCGCCACGACGGGCGCCCGAGGAGGAGAGCGTCTGCCCGCGCTATCACTGCGCGATCGCCCAGCCTCCGGTCGCCGTTGCGGAAGATCGTTCGGGACGGCCCTCCGGCTGAGCCGGTGCGCCTGCATACCCGCCAGTCGGACGGGTAGTCGGGACACAAGACGACACCGGGTTCGGGAGATGCGATGGACGGCCCCTGCGAGCACGTCGAGCTGGTGAGCAGCGTCGAGCCGTCGGCCGACGGCTGCGAGGACTGCCTTCGGACCGGGGACCAGTGGGTGCACTTGCGCATCTGCATGTCGTGCGGGCACGTCGGCTGCTGCGACAGCTCACCGAACCGCCATGCCACCGCTCACTGGCAGAGCCGGCCCGAGCACCCGATCGTGCGCTCGTTCGAGCCGGGCGAGAACTGGTGGTGGTGCTTTCCCGACGCGCGACTGTTCGAGGTGGCGTCGGCGGCGCCCGCGCCCTCGCACTCCTGAGGAGGGTGATCCGGGTGGAGTCCCCGTGGCCCGCGCTCCCGGTGGCGACGTGGCAGCCCACGCGTGACACGTTCACGCTCTGGCTGCAGATCATCGGCAAGATCCGCATCGCGCGCACGCCGTTGATCAATCACTGGTGGAACGCGCCGCTCTATCTCACCGCGCGGGGACTGACGACCTCCCTGATCCCGGACGGCGCGGGGCGGAGTTTCTCCGTCGACCTCGATCTGCTGGAGCACCGGCTGGAGGTGCTCACGACGCGGGGCGAGTCGCGCACCGTCGAGTTGGCGCCGAAGCCCGTGAAGCAGTTCCACGCCGAGCTGGGGGAGGCGCTCGACGCTCTGGCATTGTGCACCGACATCTGGCCGATGCCCGTCGAACTCCCCGACGCCATCCCGTTCACCACCGACACGACGCACGCGGACTACGACGCCGACGCCGTGACCACGTTCTGGCGGATCCTGGTCGAAATCGAGCGGGTCTTCACCGAGTTCCGGGCGCGGTTCGTGGGCAAGTCGAGCCCGGTCCACCTCTTCTGGGGTGCGCTCGACCTCGCGGCGACCCGGTTCTCGGGCCGCCCCGCACCACCGCATCCCGGCAGGGTGCCGAACTGCGGCCCTCACGTGATGCACGAGGCGTACTCGCAGGAGGTGAGCAGCTGCGGGTACTGGCCGGGCGGTGACGGCGAAGGCCTCTTCTACTCCTACGCGTATCCGGAACCGGAGGGGTATCGGCGGGAACCGGCCGGGCCGGCCGCGGCCTGTTTCGACGAGGACCTGGGGGAGTTCGTGCTGCCGTACACGGACGTGCGAACGGCTCGCGATCCCGACGGGATGCTGCTCGACTTCCTGCAGCGCACGTACGAGGCAGCGGCGAACACCGGCCGGTGGGCTCGCTCTGCCCTCGAACGCGGGCAGGCCACGGAGTAGGCGCGCCCGGCCCGGTCAGAGCAGGAAGTAGTCGAGGGTGAAGACGACGACGGCGATGGCGAGCACGCCCGCGACGAGACCCACTCCGATGAGCACGGTCGCGAGATACAGGTGCCGGGACGTCCAGGGAATCGCACCGGGATGCCTGCGCTGCACCTCCTGGTAGGACAGCACACCCGGGTAGGAGGTCGCCGGCAGTCGCAGGGCCACCGCGAGCCGGTGGAGATCTCGCTCCTGGTACAGCGGACCCGCGAGCCGCATGAGCGGCCTGCCCGCGTGGTCGAGCACGACGAGGGTCGGTGTGGGCTTCAGTTCGGTGCGCATACGCGGCGGCAGAGTCACCAGCAGCACGGACGCCGCGTCGGCCTTGGACCGCATCCGGGGGCGGCCCAGGAGCCCCGCCTTGCCGAACGCGGTCGGCGTGACGACGGCGTGGGAGTTGCGCTGCCGCAGCAGCACGGGAGTCAGGACCAGGAGGGTGGCGGCGCACATGATCAGCGCGCCGCCGTCACCGGCGTTCACGTAGCCGATGGCGCCGGTGATCGCCAGCGTGAGCCCGGCGAGCCCCAGCGTGGCCTTCGCGCTCGGGCGGGGAGGCCACACCACGAGCGTGCCTTCCTGCGGTGTCCGCATGGACGTCGACAGTAAGCGGTCGGGGTTGGGGCGCGGGGCACGAGTGAAGAGGTTCACGGCGTTGCCTTGCCCGGCCGGCGGGGGAGAAGGCGGGACAGAGGGGAAGGTGACGCGGTGGGGCAGCGCCGGTGTCGCGATCGACGACCTCGGCGCTGCGGGGGTGTCGAGGTCGAATGGGCCGCGGATCGCGCACGGTCACGCGGCGGCCCACCCGGCCCCTTTAATGTATAACATCCTATACGCCGGGGCGCTGCGCGCCAGTATTTCTCTGAATCTCGGCTTCCGTCATGGCGTCACGGCACAAATCGCTACAGACCTGAGTGGCCTTCCCGAAGTTGATCTTGATTACCAGGGGTATCCGCCCTTGGGGCGGACACCGTCGAAGTCGGTGTCCAGGGATCCGGCGTGGTCGATCACGGACTCGTCGTGCTGCTCCGGATCGACGGTCTGGTTGTGCCCGACCTGGTCGCTGTAGGCGATGCGCCCCTCGCCGTCGAGCACGATGGTCTCGCCCTGGTTGACCGCGTCGGTCACGAGTTGTGCCAACTCCTCGGGGCTGGCGTCGGGGTTCTGGACGGCGATCCGGCGCCCCAGTTCGTTGTTGTGCAGGTCCATGGCTTCGGACTGCATGTCGTTG from the Saccharomonospora azurea NA-128 genome contains:
- a CDS encoding UBP-type zinc finger domain-containing protein: MDGPCEHVELVSSVEPSADGCEDCLRTGDQWVHLRICMSCGHVGCCDSSPNRHATAHWQSRPEHPIVRSFEPGENWWWCFPDARLFEVASAAPAPSHS
- a CDS encoding 5-oxoprolinase subunit C family protein, whose translation is MSSGISTATVVEANFAMLQDAGRPAGASWGIAANGALDQFSYHYGNALVGNPTSLPSLETVLTDLVVRFDHAAVVAVTGAPAVVTVDGHPARSNQATIVPAGAELAVREIREGLRCYVSVFGGFQGGQTFLGSVAPDRTLKFGLDLVPGLELRYGSGERLDTRAREYPFPVLDPPRRPFPAAGQLGVLPGENADLFEDSAAELFAAEYVMTEKTDAVGSRLSGHVPRRHTHGEILSRALPIGSIEVPGGDELLVLNRGRGLSAGYPVVGVICTSSMNELSQTRPGAAVRFVPITEEDARRLRFREAEVVQSTRERMATILDSPRVGGAGERRTHESRRR
- a CDS encoding 5-oxoprolinase subunit B family protein, encoding MEGGVHISSQGDAALRVRFTADDAEERWRGVRRLVSRLDELRLPAISGVAATYDSALIEFDSLGISPEDLRSLLHYVSTRAAAVNSLPSMPSSGVPAGEEPRYFRVPVRYGGDRGPDLALVAELFGESEDDLIARHSADWYLVRCFGAPAASPMMDGLGREVSVPRRSDPRVRVPGGSVALAGVQSLIYSVNAPGGWQLIGHTPVELVSAHSDEVCAYRPGDYVGYFPITDAEWDRYEGSPMEEFRVERD
- a CDS encoding MFS transporter; this encodes MGREASPPAAEVLAFGDPAARWVLAATVLGSGLAFLDATVVNIALPAIGRDLGADVTGLTWTVNAYTLTLAACVLVGGSLGDRFGRRRVFLIGVAWFGAASVACAMATGVPVLVVARALQGVGAALLTPGALAILRTTFREADRSRAIGVWSGLAGLTGAVGPFLGGWLLGVGSWRWIFLINVPIVLGVLAIGARFVPESRDARAPERIDALGAALAVLGLGAVTYGLSVWPVEGGGSAVVLAALGLGVVTLVGFVAWERTTSVPMLPLRLFSAPRFAVANLVTFLVYAGLGGVFFWLVVALQVVAGWTPLAAGLSLLPITGLMLVFSPSAGVLGDKLGPRIPMTAGPLLGAVGVALLARVGPETSSWPEVVLPVTVLGVGLTLTVTPLTSTALGAVPDEHAGLASGVNNAVARTGGLVIVAALPTLTGLGAEGFGDAGVLAPAFRIAMLVCAALLAVGGIVAALFLRPPRRAPEEESVCPRYHCAIAQPPVAVAEDRSGRPSG
- a CDS encoding RidA family protein; translation: MTHSELAGLSVPTPQGHYRPVRRCGDILATAGMTPRVRGEMRYPGRVGAELSLDDARDAARIAVRNALMALTVEDEGLQRVRLLRMTVYVSAVDGFAEHSAVADAASDVVVRVLGERGACARSAIGVASLPGRACVEIELTALVEQR
- a CDS encoding DUF5996 family protein, whose amino-acid sequence is MESPWPALPVATWQPTRDTFTLWLQIIGKIRIARTPLINHWWNAPLYLTARGLTTSLIPDGAGRSFSVDLDLLEHRLEVLTTRGESRTVELAPKPVKQFHAELGEALDALALCTDIWPMPVELPDAIPFTTDTTHADYDADAVTTFWRILVEIERVFTEFRARFVGKSSPVHLFWGALDLAATRFSGRPAPPHPGRVPNCGPHVMHEAYSQEVSSCGYWPGGDGEGLFYSYAYPEPEGYRREPAGPAAACFDEDLGEFVLPYTDVRTARDPDGMLLDFLQRTYEAAANTGRWARSALERGQATE
- the nhaA gene encoding Na+/H+ antiporter NhaA, whose product is MPTPVRRFLSTEAGSASLLLAATVVALLWANSPWSASYEVVWGTELSLSFAGADLSMDLEHWVVDGLMALFFFSVGLEVRREFSVGELTNRRRAAIAVVAAVGGLVVPTVLYLLLAPAGDAVHGWGVVIGTDTAFLLGALAVVGPRFSTQLRIFLLTLTVIDDIMAVSVIGIFYSGSVDFLALFVALVFGGVLWGLGRLGVWRATPYVVAVVGLWLATVESGLHAAIAGMLGGLLVGARSPVREEVEQAARWFRAFRQSPRVEVGRTARFGLDRAISVNERLQAAIHPWASYVVVPLFALANAGIDLRNGVLTEALTSRLTWAVVIALVLGKFVGISLSTVLGVRLGVGRLPRGVGLGHVFGGAALSGIGFTVALLIARLAFDDPVMRDEAIVGVLLAAVLATALGWAVFRIAVRFGGQTDADLPRRLDPPVDAGRDNVRGDVDAPLTLVEYGDFECPFCSRATGVTRELRARFGPNLRYVFRHLPLSDVHPHAEFAARAAVAAQWQGKFWEMHDVLFEHQDQLEFEDVAGYASELGLDVEVFLRDLESEEAAAVVQADLVSAEASGAVSTPTFFVGSRRHVGPHDTETLAMELEASRNRSEV
- a CDS encoding chloride channel protein, which produces MTSKHPGDQGIPPDSVAASRPRTPAELLRSRHYLAALALAGLLGVPVALASYGFLQLSLYAQRGLFGELPHALGLGREPVWWPLPLVAFGGLVVGLVIRYLPGSGGESPVDGFSPGGPPTARHLPGIALAALGTLAFGAVLGPEAPLIALGGGLAALAVRALKRGAPKQAVALIGAAGSFAAISTLLGSPLLGAFLLMEIASAGTGLTSVLLVPGLLASGLGALIFVGLDSVTGLVKPSLVIPNLPEVRELTVAQFCWAVVIGVGAALLGTAIRHLGAVLRGWVRRRVVVATTAAGLVVGLLACLYAVLTGKSTSDVLFSGQEALGPLLEHSSEYSAGTLVLLLGAKALAYGVSLSAFRGGPVFPAMFLGATAGLALSHLPGLTPVPAAAMGIGALCVTMLGLPLVSVLLATLLLLSSGLVVMPLVIVSVVVAYVVRAWLPSVPPESPSEG
- a CDS encoding NAD(P)/FAD-dependent oxidoreductase, translated to MEPPRILVVGGGFAGVECVRRLERLLSPEEASITLVAPRNYQLYLPLLPQVASGMLTPQSVAVSLRRLLRRTRIAPGAALGVDLDTKVCVVEGLSGRMRIEPYDYLVLAPGSVTRTFDIPGLAEHARGMKTLAEAAYLRDHVIAQLDIAAAAPEHEEREARLQFVVVGGGYSGTETAASLHRLTAAAVDRYPGLDPRVIKWHLVDIAPRLMPELGESLGDAAMNLLRQRGIDISLGVSVAEVQADTVKLTDGRVLPCHTLIWTAGVQPSPLIGTLDVETVRGRVKVTEYMDVPGRHGVFAVGDAAAVPDPSKGDGAVCPPTAQHAQRQGKTVARNVVAALRGYPLQPYRHRDMGLVVDLGGADAVANPLGVSLKGLPAQTVTRGYHMLALHTRVAKARVLTNWLLNATAGDDYVRMGFLANQPATLRHLERTDAYLSPEELRAYTEASDVRG